One genomic segment of Thunnus albacares chromosome 18, fThuAlb1.1, whole genome shotgun sequence includes these proteins:
- the txnl1 gene encoding thioredoxin-like protein 1, which produces MVGVKVIGSDPDFQPELAAAGSRLAVVKFTMAGCRPCVRIAPAFNMLSNKYPQVVFLEVDVHVCQATAAANNISATPTFLFFRNRVRVDQYQGADAAGLEEKIKQHTENDPGNNEDSDIPKGYMDLMPFVNKAGCECLNESDDCGFDNCLIKDSSYLESDCDEQLLITIAFNQPVKLFSMKLQSSDFAQAPKVVKVFINLPRSMGFDDAERSEATQTLDLSEEDYKDDGLIPLRYVKFQNVQSVTLFIKSNQGDEETTKINYLTFIGTPVQATNMNDFKRVVGKKGESH; this is translated from the exons ATGGTCGGTGTTAAAGTGATCGGGAGCGACCCGGACTTCCAGCCGGAGCTAGCGGCCGCCGGCTCCAGGCTCGCAGTGGTGAAGTTCACAATGGCCGG GTGTCGGCCCTGCGTTAGAATAGCTCCAGCTTTCAACATGTTGAGTAACAAGTACCCACAGGTCGTCTTCCTTGAAGTAGATGTTCATGTCTGTCAG gcGACAGCAGCAGCCAACAACATCTCAGCAACACCGACGTTCTTGTTCTTCAGGAACAGGGTTCGGGTGGATCAGTATCAGGGGGCGGACGCTGCAGGTCTGGAGGAGAAAATCAAACAGCACACAGAGAACGACCCAGGAAACAATGAGGACTCCGACATTCCAAAGGGATAC ATGGACCTCATGCCTTTTGTCAACAAAGCCGGCTGCGAGTGCCTCAACGAGAGCGACGACTGTGGCTTCGATAACTGCTTAATCAAAGACTCCTCCTACCTGGAGTCTGACTGTGATGAACAG TTGCTGATAACTATCGCCTTCAACCAGCCTGTGAAGCTCTTCTCTATGAAGCTACAGTCTTCAGATTTTG CCCAAGCTCCTAAGGTGGTGAAGGTGTTCATCAATCTCCCTCGATCGATGGGTTTCGATGACGCTGAACGGAGTGAAGCCACTCAGACTCTGGATCTGTCGGAGGAAGACTACAAAGACGATGGGTTGATTCCTCTGCGCTACGTCAAGTTTCAGAACGTACAGAGTGTTACG ttGTTTATCAAGTCAAACcaaggagacgaggagacgacAAAAATCAACTACCTGACATTCATAGGCACTCCAGTGCAGGCCACCAATATGAATGACTTCAAAAGG GTTGtgggaaagaaaggagagagtCACTGA